Proteins encoded in a region of the Pristis pectinata isolate sPriPec2 chromosome 16, sPriPec2.1.pri, whole genome shotgun sequence genome:
- the LOC127578758 gene encoding melanocortin receptor 3-like, giving the protein MNATYSIFFFQLPIMNSTEDLNESSIPSNRSSTGFCEQVPIKAELFFTLGIISFLENVLVILAVLKNKNLHSPMYFFLCSLAVADMLVSVSNALETIVMAFLKNGYLVANDQFIQQMDNIFDSMICISLVASICNLLVIAIDRYITIFYALRYHSIMTVKRALILIVVIWIVCIFCGIIFIIYSDNQTVIICLITMFFTMLFLMTTLYVHMFMHARLHIKRIATLPVTGVVRQKTCMKGAITITILLGIFIICWAPFFLHLIMIISCPKNPYCICYTSHFNTYLILIMCNSVVDPIIYAFRSQEMRKTFKEIICCYCMNLSFRCK; this is encoded by the coding sequence ATGAATGCCACATATTCTATATTCTTCTTTCAACTGCCGATAATGAACAGCACAGAGGATCTGAATGAAAGCAGCATCCCGAGCAACAGGAGCAGCACAGGCTTCTGCGAGCAGGTCCCAATTAAAGCTGAACTGTTTTTCACTCTGGGTATCATCAGCTTCCTGGAAAATGTCTTGGTCATCCTGGCAGTTCTTAAGAACAAAAACCTCCATTCTCCCATGTATTTTTTCCTCTGCAGTTTAGCAGTGGCAGACATGCTGGTAAGTGTATCTAATGCCTTGGAGACCATTGTGATGGCATTTTTAAAGAACGGCTACTTAGTGGCAAATGACCAGTTCATTCAGCAAATGGACAATATTTTTGACTCAATGATCTGCATTTCTTTAGTGGCATCAATATGCAATCTGTTGGTCATTGCCATCGACAGGTACATCACGATCTTTTATGCTTTGCGCTACCACAGCATCATGACAGTAAAGCGAGCTTTAATTTTGATCGTAGTTATCTGGATTGTTTGTATTTTCTGTGGCATCATCTTCATTATATATTCAGACAATCAAACTGTCATCATTTGCCTTATCACCATGTTCTTCACCATGCTTTTCCTCATGACTACTCTTTATGTCCACATGTTCATGCATGCTCGTCTGCACATTAAAAGAATCGCTACACTCCCAGTCACTGGCGTGGTCCGTCAGAAGACATGCATGAAAGGGGCCATTACCATTACTATCCTGCTTGGGATCTTTATCATCTGTTGGGCTCCTTTTTTCCTTCACCTCATCATGATTATATCATGCCCAAAAAACCCATACTGTATATGTTACACTTCACATTTTAACACATACTTGATCCTCATCATGTGCAATTCAGTCGTTGACCCAATTATTTACGCCTTCCGGAGCCAAGAGATGCGCAAGACATTCAAAGAGATCATTTGCTGCTATTGCATGAATCTCAGCTTTCGCTGCAAGTAG